Proteins encoded together in one Lathyrus oleraceus cultivar Zhongwan6 chromosome 5, CAAS_Psat_ZW6_1.0, whole genome shotgun sequence window:
- the LOC127079519 gene encoding uncharacterized protein LOC127079519 — MTCQGSMRKCDSDYKRRHVELSKNSEKDGEVDEEIVVVEEANETDTEISNEEELNEDENNQNEEEKINNEKDKENAEESNKEIDKNKDNDVEDKTDEEANKEQLETELAAEPVVENLSFVLVQVLMEENSAAFEKPQVEQDIQQDDEDESSEFLASFQTRATCDQYQMGKVIKK, encoded by the exons TCGAATTATCTAAAAACAG TGAGAAAGATGGGGAGGTGGATGAAGAAATAGTTGTTGTAGAGGAAGCAAATGAGACAGATACTGAGATTTCCAATGAAGAGGAATTAAATGAGGACGAAAACAACCAGAATGAGGAGGAAAAAATCAACAATGAAAAAGACAAAGAGAATGCTGAAGAAAGTAATAAGGAAATAGACAAAAATAAAGACAATGATGTTGAAGACAAGACTGATGAAGAAGCCAACAAAGAGCAATTGGAGACAGAGCTAGCAGCTGAACCTGTTGTGGAAAATTTGTCTTTTGTTCTTGTGCAAGTACTCATGGAGGAAAATTCGGCTGCATTCGAAAAACCCCAAGTTGAGCAGGACATACAACAAGATGATGAGGATGAAAGCTCTGAGTTCCTTGCCTCTTTTCAAACAAGAGCCACATGTGACCAATATCAAATGGGAAAAGTAATCAAGAAATAA